Proteins from a single region of Bremerella sp. JC817:
- a CDS encoding M20 family metallopeptidase, whose amino-acid sequence MTQRLVQVPSVNPMGHKVDQPEIQLEHRLGDLLEKIFQEIGVEYERMEVSPQRDNVVACLPGSSDKIIVLEAHQDTVPVDGMTVAPFGANLVDNRIYGRGACDVKGGMAMCLAVLSRLKEQPSENMPTVLVACTVNEECGFTGARHLASVWKSGDSQLISKLPDAVIVAEPTLMNVVVSHKGVVRWRCHTKGQAAHSSRPSVGDNAIYRMGDVLRAIREYEQTVLNTAEEQGVLGLPTISVGTVHGGVSVNTVPDRCTIEIDRRVLPGESQEAVRQEVIDFIASRIDAPEKVEHDPPYMSSPGLPLADSNQELARRIAEVASEFGVTSESMQVAYGTDSPAYFAIGVPSVVFGPGSLAQAHTKDEFIEIEQLYTATDVLEKLCRGFG is encoded by the coding sequence TTGACGCAACGACTGGTTCAAGTTCCCAGCGTCAATCCGATGGGGCACAAAGTCGATCAGCCCGAGATTCAACTCGAACACCGTTTGGGCGACTTGCTGGAAAAGATCTTCCAGGAAATCGGGGTCGAGTACGAACGCATGGAAGTCTCGCCGCAGCGCGACAATGTCGTCGCTTGCCTGCCGGGCAGTTCCGATAAGATCATCGTGCTGGAAGCCCATCAGGATACCGTTCCGGTCGATGGCATGACGGTCGCTCCGTTCGGCGCTAATCTGGTCGACAACCGCATCTATGGCCGTGGTGCTTGTGATGTGAAAGGTGGCATGGCGATGTGCCTGGCGGTGCTGTCGCGTCTGAAGGAGCAGCCAAGCGAAAACATGCCCACGGTTCTGGTTGCTTGTACCGTCAACGAAGAGTGCGGCTTCACCGGCGCTCGGCACCTGGCGAGTGTCTGGAAGAGTGGCGACTCGCAATTGATCTCGAAGCTGCCCGACGCCGTCATCGTCGCGGAACCAACCTTGATGAACGTGGTGGTCTCGCACAAAGGAGTCGTCCGTTGGCGCTGCCACACCAAGGGTCAGGCCGCGCATAGCAGCAGACCTTCGGTCGGCGACAACGCGATCTATCGCATGGGAGATGTGCTGCGGGCGATTCGCGAATACGAACAAACCGTCTTAAACACCGCCGAAGAGCAAGGCGTGCTCGGACTTCCCACCATCAGCGTCGGAACGGTGCATGGTGGCGTCAGCGTGAATACCGTGCCAGATCGCTGCACGATTGAAATCGATCGTCGCGTGTTGCCGGGCGAATCGCAGGAGGCAGTCCGCCAAGAGGTGATCGACTTCATTGCCTCGCGGATCGATGCCCCTGAGAAAGTTGAGCACGATCCTCCTTACATGAGTTCACCTGGCTTGCCATTGGCTGACTCGAATCAGGAACTGGCCCGACGTATTGCCGAGGTCGCTTCGGAATTCGGCGTGACCAGCGAGTCGATGCAGGTCGCCTATGGCACCGATTCGCCGGCGTACTTTGCGATTGGCGTCCCGTCGGTGGTCTTCGGCCCAGGCTCCTTGGCCCAGGCACACACGAAGGACGAGTTCATCGAGATCGAACAGCTTTACACGGCGACCGATGTCCTGGAGAAGCTTTGTCGCGGCTTCGGCTAA
- a CDS encoding calmodulin-binding protein, which yields MFQRIVFGLVIAAMMSVSLSSAEAGDQAFSRVWGGTYGSYDWERFYHYPYVYYPQNFQGADYYRSRESLYYRYPAEMRIPVYNEQWQNPYPNGRLYHSGHHFLLDVF from the coding sequence ATGTTTCAACGCATCGTGTTTGGTCTAGTTATTGCCGCGATGATGTCGGTCTCGTTATCCAGCGCCGAAGCTGGGGACCAAGCATTCAGCCGCGTCTGGGGCGGAACTTACGGCAGCTATGACTGGGAGCGGTTCTACCACTATCCCTACGTCTATTATCCCCAGAACTTCCAGGGTGCCGATTACTATCGCAGCCGCGAGAGCCTGTACTATCGCTATCCGGCCGAAATGCGAATTCCTGTCTACAACGAACAGTGGCAGAACCCATACCCGAACGGTCGTCTGTACCACTCGGGTCACCACTTCCTGCTGGATGTGTTTTAA
- the ftsY gene encoding signal recognition particle-docking protein FtsY — MGIFGFGKKKEDAEGTSSEAGAEKQPGFFGRLAQGMTRTRRLLNTDIRDLFKAEGRLVDEELLDEIFAILIQTDMGAGPATQIKDRIARDFRGRIVHTEDILKDIREELASLMHQDAEPIKMAAEGPTVILVVGVNGAGKTTTIAKLTRWFIDQGNSVVLGAGDTFRAAATEQLTIWAERLGATIIKGEQGTDPASVVFRAVDEGLKANADVIIIDTAGRLQTQKNLMTELEKMRRVIGKKIEDGPHEVLLVLDATAGQNGISQAKGFSEAAQCTGIVLTKLDGTAKGGVVVPIRKAFELPVKFIGVGEKPEDLTRFDTNTFCDALFAE; from the coding sequence ATGGGAATTTTCGGTTTCGGTAAGAAGAAAGAAGACGCTGAAGGCACCTCGTCCGAAGCAGGAGCCGAAAAGCAGCCAGGTTTCTTTGGCCGCTTAGCGCAAGGCATGACGCGAACGCGTCGCCTGTTGAATACCGACATCCGCGACCTCTTCAAGGCGGAAGGACGCCTGGTCGACGAAGAGCTTCTCGACGAGATCTTCGCCATCCTCATTCAAACCGACATGGGAGCCGGTCCGGCGACGCAGATCAAAGATCGGATCGCCCGCGACTTCCGTGGCCGTATCGTCCATACCGAAGACATCCTGAAAGACATTCGGGAAGAACTCGCCAGCCTGATGCACCAGGATGCCGAACCAATCAAGATGGCGGCCGAAGGCCCCACGGTGATCCTGGTCGTCGGCGTGAACGGCGCCGGCAAGACAACCACCATCGCCAAGCTCACCCGCTGGTTTATCGATCAAGGCAACTCGGTTGTGCTGGGGGCCGGAGATACCTTCCGTGCCGCGGCAACCGAACAGTTGACCATCTGGGCCGAACGTCTCGGGGCCACGATCATCAAGGGAGAGCAGGGGACCGACCCCGCCAGTGTCGTCTTTCGTGCGGTGGACGAAGGCCTGAAGGCGAATGCCGACGTGATCATCATCGATACGGCCGGTCGTCTGCAAACGCAAAAGAACCTGATGACCGAGCTCGAAAAGATGCGTCGCGTCATCGGTAAGAAGATCGAAGACGGCCCGCACGAAGTGCTGCTGGTCCTGGATGCGACCGCCGGCCAAAACGGGATCAGCCAGGCCAAGGGCTTTTCGGAAGCGGCTCAGTGTACCGGGATCGTGCTCACCAAGCTGGACGGGACCGCCAAGGGTGGTGTCGTTGTGCCGATTCGCAAGGCTTTCGAACTGCCGGTCAAATTCATTGGTGTGGGTGAGAAGCCAGAAGACCTGACGCGCTTCGATACCAATACCTTCTGCGACGCCTTGTTCGCCGAGTAA
- the nusB gene encoding transcription antitermination factor NusB, giving the protein MARRSRAREVVLQILYQEDLNPDADPGLADQFLRARLKNDENLVEFGRYLLVGTREHRKRIDMQLERFADNWSLRRMAATDRNLLRLGAFEILYSDTPARVAINEAVELAKRFGGKHSPQFVNGLLDRILKSKQALGDA; this is encoded by the coding sequence ATGGCAAGACGCAGTCGAGCGCGCGAAGTTGTTCTTCAGATCCTCTACCAAGAGGACCTTAATCCCGATGCCGATCCCGGTCTGGCAGATCAGTTCCTTCGCGCACGCTTGAAGAATGATGAGAACCTGGTCGAGTTCGGGCGATACCTCCTGGTCGGTACCCGCGAACATCGCAAGAGAATCGATATGCAGTTGGAACGGTTCGCCGACAACTGGAGCTTGCGGCGTATGGCTGCGACCGATCGCAACTTGTTGCGGTTGGGGGCTTTCGAGATTCTTTATTCGGACACGCCGGCCCGCGTTGCCATCAACGAAGCGGTCGAGTTGGCCAAGCGTTTTGGGGGCAAGCACAGCCCGCAGTTCGTGAACGGTCTGCTGGATCGTATTCTGAAGAGCAAGCAAGCCCTGGGGGATGCGTAA
- the ribH gene encoding 6,7-dimethyl-8-ribityllumazine synthase encodes MPNTYTGTDFQPEDLQVAIVVSTYNNSITDKLLTGSLQTLESRGISTDKIDVAKVPGAWEIPLAAAVMARTKKYAAVICLGCVIRGETTHDVHINTQVSQTLGNLAMECEIPVAFGVLTCNTVEQAISRSGGAVGNKGVEAAEAALEMMGLLRKLPVAKP; translated from the coding sequence GTGCCAAACACTTACACCGGAACTGACTTCCAGCCGGAAGATCTTCAGGTCGCCATTGTCGTTTCGACCTACAACAACTCGATTACCGACAAGCTGCTGACCGGCTCGCTGCAAACACTGGAAAGCCGCGGAATCAGCACCGACAAGATCGACGTGGCTAAGGTACCAGGTGCCTGGGAAATCCCCCTGGCCGCCGCAGTAATGGCTCGCACCAAGAAGTATGCCGCGGTAATCTGTCTGGGATGTGTGATCCGTGGCGAAACGACCCACGACGTGCACATCAACACCCAGGTCAGCCAGACCTTGGGTAACCTGGCGATGGAATGCGAAATCCCGGTGGCTTTTGGAGTTCTGACGTGCAATACCGTCGAACAGGCGATCAGCCGGTCCGGGGGGGCTGTCGGAAACAAAGGTGTGGAAGCGGCAGAAGCGGCCCTCGAAATGATGGGACTTCTCCGAAAACTGCCAGTCGCGAAACCATGA
- the rho gene encoding transcription termination factor Rho, with translation MHIAELQKMSMTELIEEARKENLEDVSGSRRQDLIFRILKERVKMSGLMYGEGTLEILPDGFGFLRSPDYHYLSCPDDIYVSPSQIRRFGLKTGNIVTGQIRPPKENERYFALLRVEAVNYQDPNVAAQKVFFDDLTPLHPDDRIRMETATEEVSGRIIDLIVPIGFGQRGLIVSPPRAGKTIMMQNMAKAVLANYPDAYVIMLLIDERPEEVTDMERQVKGPNCEVISSTFDEPPSRHVQVAEMVIEKAKRMVEFGTDVVIFLDSITRLARAWNSECPPSGKLLSGGLDANALQRPKRFLGSARKVEEGGSLTIIATALVDTGSRMDDVIFEEFKGTGNQEIVLDRRMVDRRIWPAIDINASGTRREEMLMDPDEYRRVCILRRVLNDMSPTDAMEFLLGHMSKNKTNAEFLMSMNVQ, from the coding sequence GTGCATATCGCCGAACTGCAGAAGATGTCGATGACCGAGCTGATCGAAGAAGCTCGCAAAGAAAATCTTGAAGACGTATCGGGCTCGCGCCGCCAGGACCTGATCTTCCGTATCCTGAAGGAACGCGTGAAGATGTCGGGCCTGATGTACGGCGAAGGGACGCTCGAAATCCTTCCCGATGGCTTTGGCTTCCTGCGTAGCCCCGACTATCACTATCTTTCGTGCCCAGACGATATTTACGTCTCGCCGAGCCAGATTCGTCGGTTCGGTTTGAAGACGGGCAACATCGTCACCGGCCAGATCCGTCCGCCCAAAGAAAACGAACGTTACTTCGCATTGCTGCGAGTCGAAGCGGTCAACTACCAAGATCCGAACGTCGCCGCCCAGAAGGTCTTCTTCGATGACCTGACGCCGCTGCATCCCGACGATCGGATCCGGATGGAAACCGCGACGGAAGAAGTCAGTGGCCGCATTATCGATCTGATCGTGCCGATCGGTTTCGGTCAGCGTGGTCTGATTGTCAGCCCGCCTCGTGCCGGTAAGACGATCATGATGCAGAACATGGCGAAGGCTGTGTTGGCGAATTACCCCGACGCGTACGTCATCATGCTGTTGATCGACGAACGTCCGGAAGAAGTCACCGACATGGAACGCCAAGTGAAAGGCCCCAACTGCGAGGTCATCAGCTCGACGTTCGACGAACCACCATCCCGCCATGTTCAGGTCGCCGAAATGGTGATCGAAAAGGCGAAGCGAATGGTCGAGTTCGGCACCGACGTGGTGATCTTCCTCGACTCGATTACCCGGTTGGCGCGTGCTTGGAACAGCGAATGCCCACCATCCGGCAAGCTTCTGTCGGGCGGCTTGGATGCCAACGCATTGCAGCGACCGAAGCGATTCCTCGGTTCGGCCCGTAAGGTCGAAGAAGGGGGCTCGCTGACGATCATCGCCACCGCCCTGGTCGATACCGGTAGCCGCATGGACGACGTCATCTTTGAAGAGTTCAAAGGAACCGGTAACCAGGAAATCGTGCTCGATCGCCGCATGGTCGATCGACGCATCTGGCCTGCCATCGACATCAACGCCAGCGGTACGCGTCGCGAAGAAATGCTGATGGACCCGGACGAATACCGCCGCGTGTGCATCTTGCGTCGTGTCTTGAACGACATGAGTCCGACTGATGCGATGGAGTTTTTGCTGGGTCACATGAGCAAGAACAAAACCAACGCCGAATTTCTAATGAGCATGAACGTCCAGTAG
- the coaE gene encoding dephospho-CoA kinase (Dephospho-CoA kinase (CoaE) performs the final step in coenzyme A biosynthesis.) — MKTIGILGGIASGKSAATEALRQLGAVIFDADKAGHQVLEMPEVKEQIRDRFSNDVFDEEGNVSRPKLARLVFGNADDHRQALADLEKISHPRIGALLEAARLHAMAEDAPAFVLDAPVMIKAGWIRHCDYVLFIDSSRAHRLQRALARKWTENEFDIREAAQEELEVKRNLADIVIPNNDDLSQLRAAIEAFWKRQVAPPPGHRGNPR, encoded by the coding sequence ATGAAGACAATCGGTATCCTTGGGGGAATTGCCTCAGGCAAGAGTGCCGCGACCGAGGCGTTGCGGCAACTTGGTGCGGTGATCTTCGATGCCGACAAAGCTGGGCATCAGGTTCTCGAAATGCCCGAGGTGAAAGAGCAGATTCGGGATCGCTTTTCCAACGATGTTTTTGACGAAGAAGGAAACGTTTCGAGGCCCAAATTGGCCCGGCTGGTGTTTGGTAATGCCGACGACCATCGGCAAGCACTGGCCGACCTCGAGAAGATTTCGCATCCCCGCATTGGGGCGTTGTTGGAAGCAGCCCGCTTGCATGCAATGGCAGAAGATGCCCCGGCATTCGTGTTAGATGCCCCGGTAATGATTAAGGCGGGCTGGATTCGCCACTGCGACTATGTCCTGTTCATCGATTCCTCTCGCGCCCATCGGCTGCAACGAGCACTTGCGCGAAAGTGGACTGAAAATGAGTTTGACATTCGCGAGGCAGCGCAGGAAGAATTAGAGGTCAAACGGAATCTCGCCGACATCGTCATTCCGAACAACGACGACTTATCCCAGCTACGAGCCGCGATCGAAGCCTTTTGGAAACGGCAAGTCGCCCCCCCGCCAGGTCATCGCGGGAATCCGCGATAG